The sequence CAAAAAACGGCTTGTCATCCCTCCCTAGGCAGGTGTAGTATTGTAAAAAGGGTTGAGATTATCGATCGCTCGGCAAAGGAGGCTCCATTATGGATGACAAACTGACACAACAGATCCGAAGTAATATGGAGTCGATGAAAACGGCCGATCTATTGAAAATCTGGGAATCGAATAACAAAGATGAGTACTCCGAAGAGGCATTCCATGTTGTGAAAGAAATCCTTGAGGAACGCGGTGAACGTTTGCCAGATCAAAAAGTGCCTGAAGACAAAGATAAACGTTACGCCAAAAAGAAAACACAGCAAGATCCAGTTAAACTTGCTCAAGGTGCGATTCTTTGGATAGGAATGGGCTGTCTGTTTTGGTTTCTTCTACATTTGATAAACTTTATTCCAGGTTTCGACAAGTATACGTGGCTGGATCTGTTCCTCGGCTGTACCTTCATTGTGTTATGGGAACGGGCGAGAAAGCGCAGTAGGGCTGCTTTCGTCATTGCAATCGTTCTGACGGGCATTATTAACATCTATAATATTGTCAATTTGCTGCAAATTCTGTCCCATGGTGACATTCCGCTCGGGATCGGTGGGTTTATACTGACAATCTTTTTATTCATCTGGATGATAAAAGGGCTGCGTGCTATGAAGACAGTAGCCCCTTCGCAAAACAACGGCTAAAGGTTGAGGACTGACTGGGCATTACGAGTCGCGGACTACCATAAGGAGGATACGCAAATGAATTCGAAAAGCCGAACAGCGCTGTTGAGTGCGGTATTTTGTATCGCGATGAGTTGGATTGTTTGTTATCCCGCAGCTTTTAGCGCCGATGAAAGTGCGCCGCCGACGATGAAGCGTCTCAAGAGCGAGATGGCTTCTGAACCCGCGACTATCAGACTATCACAGGATGGCAAGAAGGGAATCCTGGTAGAGGTGATAAAAGGTAAGGTGACGGTAACTTCCGAGGTAAAAGTACTGAAGGGTAACTGGACAATAAAGGATCCGGGGATGCAGTTTGACAAAGGATCTGTATTCCGCGCTGAAAACACTGATGCCATCCAGCTCGATCCCTCAATGAACATAATCGTCTCGAGGGGTAAAATTCGTATCAGGGGAACCATGTATGATCAAGGAACGAACCTGATCGTAAGCCAGGACGGTAAATTGGTAAAGAAATAGTTGATGTCACCAAAGATCGATTTGCTGGTAAAGGCTATCCGGCATCTATAATAGAAAAGAAATGATGGATGTCAGGAATGAGGAGGAAAAAGGGCTGACAGATGGTCTTCCGGTTCGTACGGTTTCTTGGGAATACAAGGAGAACCCAGAATGAATAATCTCGAGTATATTCGGAAGAATATGGAAACAAAGACCACAGAGGATCTGCTGAGGATATGGACGGAAAATGATACAGACCAGTGGTCGCCAGAGGCCTTTGAGGCGGTACATCAATTGCTTAAAGAGAGGGGCGAGATAATGCCGTCGCAGAAAGACCTGTTCGATCGGAAGATGGGGGACCTGAAAAACGGAAATATTAAAGTGCGAAATGCAGGAGCTGTGGCATTGGGCGATATCGGAGATCCGCGGGCGATTGATTCATTAATTGCCGCAATGAGCGACAAATCAGGATACGTGCGCTTGGCCGCCGCCGAGGCATTGGGAAAGATAGGGGAGCGGCGAGCGGTTGATTCTCTGATTGAGGCTGCGAGAGATGAAAATGACCTGGTCCGCAAGAATGCCGTTATAGCATTGGGAAAGATTGGAGATGATCGCGCATTTGATGCATTGGCCGGCTGTCTTGCAGACGGAATGATGCCTATAAGTGAGGCTGCTGAGGATGCCATGAAGATGAACGGTTGGTTTGATCAGGCTCGCTCGGCTGCTAAGAATGCCGTTGCCAACTATAACTACAGAAAACTGATAATGATGGGTGAGTCAGAAGGGGTGCTAATCTTGGCAATAAAGAAGTACGCCTCCGGATTCCACAAGAGGATGGCATTTGAGTACTTGAACTGCGGTAACGACAGGCTGAAGTGGGCGGCCGAACTTTGGGCGGCCAGAACAGGTCACAGGACGTTTAAGTTAAAACCAAGCCCCGGACGCAGAACAGATGATGGCCCACTCGTTATTTGGGGATCTCATCGAGGAAAAGGAGTTTAGAGAAAGAAGAACAGAGAGAGTAACCGCTCGCGTCCAGGTGTCCAGTCCAGAAAAAACCAGGCTTGACGGTCGGAACAAGAATCCTCAATTCTTCAGCGGAGGCTCGATGCTTTACTCCTGTATCCAATCCCATCCACTGCTCTTCGGTCACTCCCTCCTGATGCCGGCATTGATGCTCATCAGATCAACTATCTTGTCGAGACGCTCAACAATGTGGTTGATCCTGAATGCCCACCGCATAATCACGATGGAAATGACGAAAAAAAGAAGCGCGAAAAACATCGATACGAACGCACCACCGACTGCATATGCTCCCATGGTATTCCCCCTGTGTGTAGTTTATTAACTGCTTTTAGACGAAATCGAGCCAGTCGGCCCAATCCGCCATCATCATACCCGCCCAGGCAACAAACAATATGAGCTTCTTGGCTATTTCAGGTATTGCGGGGTACAGGTCGCGCACCTTCCGCGATATGGAGTCGATCATCACGACGCGGTTGCGCTGAAGCGCCTCAGTCGTCCTTTCGCGCCGTTCCTTACGCTCGCGGCTCCTCCCGCCGCCAGTAATCACTTTCCATGCCCGCCCGCTCGAAATTTCTTCTTCTCCCCCTTGGCTTTTGACGGATCGCCTCTGGCCTGAATAAGGCTTAAGAATCCCCCTAAACTTTTCCTGGCGAGAGTCTTCACGATCTCGTCGTCCGAGGCCAATATCTGAGCAAGTGCTTCGTAGGCCGCCTGATCATCTTGCGGCGCCAAATCACAGGCGCTGCTCGGCGTGATAGACTGCTCCTCAGTCGCGGCTGGCACGGAAACAAACATCTCCCCTTTTCCCGTTTCCAACCAACCAGTGTTGACCTGAGGGAAAACCCGACTAATCGCTTGCTTCATCTTTCTTGTCAGGGCGATTTGGCCGTTCTCTACACGGGAAATCGTACCCTGAGAGTACCCTATCTTAAGGGCAAAGCTCTTCTGATTCTCGCTTAGATTGCGGTATAGCTCTCTAAATCTGTTGGCTATAATCAGTTGTGTATTCTTTTGCATATTTTCTTCTTGACAGAATTATGCATTTGCATATATCCTGTTTCCAATGACAGGGAATTTGGAAACTAAATTGGAAAATCACGTCCCCTTCTCTTTGGCCCGGCCATGACCGCCTTGCAAAAAGGACATTTCATGGCCCACAGCTTCTTTAAATTCTCCAGGCTCACACTCACTCTTGCCCGGCAGGCCCGGCAAGGGATCATCACGCGGCCCTCGGTCCCGACGGCAAAACTTCTGTTGGGCTTGGTCAAAGCTCTCATGCTCCCCCAGAATAAAGTGGCCCCCGCCCTCAAACATGGCAGTTTCACACTCTCGCAAGGTAATTCTGTCACGCGGGCGGGGGCATTGTCAATTATTTTCGAGTCTTTGGCAGCCACAAAAAAATTTAACCAAAATCGAGACCTGAAACGCACTGAAACATTCTTTCAACCTGTTTCAGCCGGGGGGATGAATGGGCGCCAATAACAGGTTGAGCCAGGGCCGCCTGTTCTTTGAGGATGAGTACGATGTGCTCACCTACACCATAGCCACATCCGGCAAACCGCCGAAGTTGATCGCGAGCAGGATATATCCCGGCGTTGAGGAAAGGACGGCCACGGCTCGCCTAAGCCGCCTGCTGTCTCCGGACTCCACGGACGTGCCCCTCAAATGGGAAAAGATCAAGGCGATCCTCGATGAAACAACCCCGGAGCACTGGATGAGGTACATGGCGCAGATATTCGGTTATAAATCACCGGAGAAAGACAGCGGGCTCACGCCGGAAGAAGAGAACCGGCAGATCAAGGAAACCTTGCGCAAGCTCAAACTCCACCATATTCCCGATCTAAGGAGATTCACGTGATCCGCAAGAATTCTAAACGAAAGGAGGATTGTATGAGCGCAGCACTACCGATATGGGGCGTCGGCTCCGAAAAACAGTTTATAAACGGTATTGGTAACTTCTCCAACCAGGGCAAGATCGCGGGTAGGAAAGCGTGCTTGCGGGGATACATAAAAGCCCTCGAAACGTTACCCTCTTGCAAGCTCGGTTTTTCGAGGAATCAAATAGCCGATTTATTAGGTTACGCACGTGAGGCCTTATCACTATGCGCTTGAAAGTCAGCGGTAGTGAAGCGGTACTCGTCTTTAGCGGTCTCGTCGGCGCCGCTTTCAACGCCGCAGGCTCGCCCTGGGGATTTGCAATCTGGCTTCCGGGAAATATCGGCCTCGTCTGGCTCAACCACAAGCGCGGCCTCTACTGGCAGGCGATGCTCTTTGCCGCCTATTCTCTCACGTCCCTCTGGGGACTCTGGAGGTCGCTATGAAAGCCAAACTGTTAAAGAAAGGATTGCTGGCCGCCGCGCTCCTCTGCGCCTTCCTCGCCGGAAGGCAGTCGATGGGCGATAGCGACATGTTCCAGAAGGGCTACGACACGGCCATGGATCACGTGCGTTCGACGATCAATACCAGGATGCCCGAACTCAGACCCTTTTACATACACGACCTTGGCATCCGCTTCACCCCGCACGGCGGCAACATCGTCTCAGTCAGGTTCTATGGTTCGGTTCACCCATCTGACGATTTGGCTGACCGCAAGCTCGCGGAGGCCTCATGCAAGTGACCTTCGGTGATACTCATCAAAAGATAGCGGGGGATTCGTGACAAGGCCGCCTATAGAACTGACGCCCGAAAGTTTCGTAGCCGAAGAAACGCTTGCCGCCACAGACGCCACTCCGTTCGTGCTCACTGCGCACGATGCGCGCGGCCAGAAGTTTGCCGTAAGGTTCCTGGTGCGCAACGCACGCGTGTCAGTACTGGCCAAGGCGCTCAAGTATTTGTTCACCCCGCAGAGGTTTCAATGGTAGCCGTCCTCGCCTTCATCGCCGGTTTCTACGCAGGCATCTTGTGTGTCTGCCTTTTGATTTCTTTACGTCACGGAGGGAGCGATGCTTAAAGCGTATCGGTTGAACGATTATGAGGCATGGGACGACGAAAGTTTACAAGAAGCCATAGCCATAGAAGAGAAGGTTGAGAACGCCCTGCGTGAGCGCGGCACGGCGGTGAGTGAGGTAGGTTGGAATTTGAAGGTTTTACGGGGCGGCGGGCATTTTCTTAGTATCCCAAAAAGGGACGCGCGAATATAGCCCAAATCCTGTCCGACAGGTGAAAATGCCCTGCCCCTCCGTATGTTTTGATGCAACTTCGAAAGAAGAAGGATAGGAAGTACCGAAAGTTCGAACCAGAGGAAGCCGGCTTCAAGATACCGGGATACACCTACGGCTCTTTTGGTGATATGTGGCTTCTGACAGGGAAAGGATGGGCAAGCATACGTCACGTCAATCAATACTATCTGGTCAACACGAGGAACGCCATGAGTGAGAACAGCCACGAGGCCCATGTAGTGTACGGCGCGATCATGGCCGAGATTGACCGCCGCGTCCGAAACGATGAATGGCAGGGCGTCACCCCCGCCCTCGGAGTCGCCGCATGATCGACGAAGAGCAGGCCGCCCGCATGGAGCACAAACTCGATCTCATCCTTCACGCTTTGGGCCTTGACGGCAAGAAATCGAGCCTCGACATAAAACAGCATGTGAAGGTGATCGCGATCCAGCTTAGAGAAAGACAATTGACTAAACACGCCAAGAAGCATATAACAGAGGCATGTCCGTGAGAAAGCGTGGTGACGGTTGGCACGTCGATATTCATGTGTCAAAAAGCGAACGGTATTATTACACGGTCAAGGGCACCAAGGAAGAGGCCTATGAATACGAGCAGGAATTAAGGCGGGAACTCGCCCACAAGAAACCGCTCATCAGGGCCACGATCTCCGACAAGGTAGTCGACTATCTCAGATGGGTCAAGCAGCAACAACCCAAATCCCACCGCATAAAGAAATACATGCTCATGACCCGGATCATTCCCTTCTTCGGGAACATCACGCCGGACCGCATCACGCCCGAAATGATTTTACTCTACAAGGAAAAACGGAAACAGGAGATAGCGTCCAAGATGGCCAAGGGTGGAAGCAGGATGATCAACCTTGAGCTTCTGTGCCTTCAGCACATGATACGGCAGATGTGGGGAGAGCGCGCAAAGTTCGAGCAGCTGCCCTGGAAGGCAGACAAACCGATGATCCTGAGCAGGGATGAGATACGGTCCTTCATCAACGCCCTTGAGCCCGAATACG is a genomic window of Syntrophorhabdaceae bacterium containing:
- a CDS encoding HEAT repeat domain-containing protein gives rise to the protein MNNLEYIRKNMETKTTEDLLRIWTENDTDQWSPEAFEAVHQLLKERGEIMPSQKDLFDRKMGDLKNGNIKVRNAGAVALGDIGDPRAIDSLIAAMSDKSGYVRLAAAEALGKIGERRAVDSLIEAARDENDLVRKNAVIALGKIGDDRAFDALAGCLADGMMPISEAAEDAMKMNGWFDQARSAAKNAVANYNYRKLIMMGESEGVLILAIKKYASGFHKRMAFEYLNCGNDRLKWAAELWAARTGHRTFKLKPSPGRRTDDGPLVIWGSHRGKGV
- a CDS encoding helix-turn-helix transcriptional regulator: MQKNTQLIIANRFRELYRNLSENQKSFALKIGYSQGTISRVENGQIALTRKMKQAISRVFPQVNTGWLETGKGEMFVSVPAATEEQSITPSSACDLAPQDDQAAYEALAQILASDDEIVKTLARKSLGGFLSLIQARGDPSKAKGEKKKFRAGGHGK
- a CDS encoding tyrosine-type recombinase/integrase: MRKRGDGWHVDIHVSKSERYYYTVKGTKEEAYEYEQELRRELAHKKPLIRATISDKVVDYLRWVKQQQPKSHRIKKYMLMTRIIPFFGNITPDRITPEMILLYKEKRKQEIASKMAKGGSRMINLELLCLQHMIRQMWGERAKFEQLPWKADKPMILSRDEIRSFINALEPEYGVLFFCIYQTGMRKSEALNLTWDRVDLDEGYLLAKGKGDKTRVIPMTPLLKKYLICYHNFVHGDKLVFPSARTGKPLVGIYKAIARAKKAAGIEKRVYPHLLRHCFGTHIIDGGSDVASLQELLGHANISTTAIYTHLSMDYKREAVNKGVGEW